In Paenibacillus larvae subsp. larvae, the following proteins share a genomic window:
- a CDS encoding DUF3891 family protein, with product MIVYEREHDFVMTRQDDHARLAGMWIPYWKRFYGDRREEMHLSVTEHDRGWIDLDETPLWNDAEDKPYTFIDTPVLLRLAFYTKGLDKVQSKSPYAALINSLHFTSFFPPSVLEEGLKSGEFPPQTKEWVDAEKRRQKEIREKLGLTDETSEYKVKQHLALFKCCDNLSLFICMHDPGTRRKLKLFAGAGFTFMAQWQDSYRLQLDPYVLDRELECEIGLKVVPKQLVRQEGIARAYAKTETARRVFRLVGKS from the coding sequence ATGATCGTGTATGAACGGGAACATGACTTTGTAATGACCCGGCAGGATGACCATGCACGCCTGGCAGGAATGTGGATCCCTTACTGGAAGCGCTTTTACGGCGATCGCCGTGAGGAGATGCATCTTTCCGTTACAGAGCATGACCGCGGCTGGATCGACTTGGACGAAACTCCCCTTTGGAACGATGCAGAGGACAAACCTTATACTTTTATTGATACTCCCGTTCTGCTGAGGCTGGCATTTTACACAAAAGGGTTGGATAAAGTGCAGTCAAAGAGTCCATACGCTGCTCTTATCAATAGTCTTCATTTTACTTCTTTTTTTCCTCCCTCTGTTTTGGAGGAGGGCTTGAAATCCGGAGAGTTTCCCCCGCAGACCAAGGAATGGGTAGATGCAGAAAAAAGGCGTCAGAAGGAGATCCGGGAGAAGCTCGGATTAACGGATGAGACATCTGAATATAAAGTTAAACAACATCTGGCTTTGTTTAAATGCTGCGATAATCTTTCCCTGTTTATTTGTATGCATGATCCGGGCACCAGAAGAAAGCTGAAGCTTTTTGCCGGAGCCGGATTTACATTTATGGCGCAGTGGCAGGATTCCTACCGGCTGCAGCTCGACCCTTATGTGCTGGACCGGGAGCTTGAGTGTGAAATTGGACTAAAAGTAGTGCCGAAGCAATTAGTCCGTCAGGAAGGGATCGCCCGGGCTTACGCCAAGACGGAAACTGCTCGCAGAGTTTTTCGGCTTGTGGGAAAATCCTGA
- a CDS encoding YkuS family protein yields the protein MVKVAVEQGLNDIQQALQESGHEVVSMDNLKNASCCVISGQDHNMMGMSDIFTQAPVINADGLSAQEVVQEVNTRTQNISF from the coding sequence ATGGTGAAAGTGGCCGTTGAGCAAGGTTTGAATGACATTCAGCAAGCCCTTCAAGAAAGCGGACATGAAGTCGTGTCCATGGATAACCTCAAAAACGCTTCCTGCTGTGTGATTTCCGGACAGGACCATAATATGATGGGCATGTCAGACATCTTTACCCAGGCGCCTGTCATTAATGCTGACGGTTTGTCCGCACAAGAAGTTGTTCAAGAAGTGAACACCCGTACCCAAAACATAAGCTTTTAG
- a CDS encoding DUF2573 family protein — protein sequence MHAHFQSEFDALMKKAAELLTGDSSEEMVNKIKIWSMYQHIHKIMPALTSHWNQTHPDSKSEMRKLFEEIRDLNQQFKAQSETDKQQE from the coding sequence ATGCATGCACATTTTCAATCGGAATTTGATGCCCTCATGAAGAAAGCGGCTGAGCTTTTAACCGGAGACAGTTCGGAAGAAATGGTGAACAAAATAAAAATCTGGTCTATGTATCAGCATATTCACAAAATTATGCCTGCACTGACTTCCCATTGGAATCAGACTCATCCGGATTCCAAATCTGAAATGCGGAAATTGTTTGAAGAAATTCGCGACCTCAACCAGCAGTTCAAAGCCCAATCGGAAACAGACAAGCAGCAAGAATAA
- a CDS encoding RNA polymerase sigma factor — MSKNLIQLFTADFLSMDKGMQEQIYKEFYMLVYPTIYFILRDHTLVEDLIQESFIRAIRKAPLLKEPEKYEGWLKKLTRNVTLNHLRKVKRNRDELDAEINLAPREYVNWVPDTNLEKEVELKMMQEAIIHYVNQLSPSYRQILAMKWIHHLSYKDMAEELGVTEGVVRQRLYRAREAIRQKLMEEWDIVEDRVRS; from the coding sequence ATGTCTAAAAATCTGATTCAACTGTTCACAGCCGACTTTCTTTCAATGGATAAAGGGATGCAGGAGCAGATTTATAAAGAATTCTACATGCTTGTATATCCTACGATTTATTTTATTTTGCGGGATCATACCCTTGTGGAAGATCTGATTCAGGAATCTTTTATACGGGCTATCCGTAAGGCACCGCTTCTGAAAGAACCGGAGAAATACGAAGGCTGGCTCAAAAAACTTACCAGGAATGTAACGCTGAATCACTTGCGCAAAGTAAAGCGGAATCGGGATGAACTGGACGCCGAAATTAATTTGGCCCCTCGGGAGTATGTTAACTGGGTGCCGGATACGAATTTGGAAAAAGAAGTGGAGCTTAAAATGATGCAGGAGGCTATTATCCACTACGTCAATCAACTCAGCCCCTCGTATCGTCAAATTCTGGCTATGAAATGGATTCATCATTTATCTTACAAAGATATGGCGGAAGAGCTTGGAGTTACGGAAGGTGTAGTCCGTCAACGATTGTATCGTGCCCGGGAAGCCATTCGGCAAAAGTTGATGGAAGAGTGGGATATCGTTGAAGACCGGGTTAGATCTTAA